A region from the Salidesulfovibrio onnuriiensis genome encodes:
- a CDS encoding lysophospholipid acyltransferase family protein, which yields MTGRKWTSKSLASSFFHQIFYVAIRLGGRWAAYFMLLFVVGFYALHPGVRGRSAEYRRRIVGNRGFLANLWFCYRHYLEFGKMLADRAVLGILGKFRMATGAEDTELLRDLLAEEQKGLIIVTGHAGCWQLGTAGLKDIDAPKAVVLYRDTRDVDRQYYEHRNNGQAPFRIIDPTGPMGGAVEMMEALKQGSILCFMGDRNFGDGSSGVKVDFLGGKIEVPVGAYRLASIMGTPVVVTFSRRTGPGKGEIWVSGAIQVPHGLGRNAEAYRPYAQIFADSLEEYVRSYPLQFYNFYDMWENEG from the coding sequence ATGACCGGTAGGAAATGGACCAGCAAAAGCCTGGCGTCCTCCTTTTTCCATCAGATTTTCTACGTGGCCATCCGCCTGGGCGGACGGTGGGCGGCCTATTTCATGCTCCTCTTCGTGGTGGGCTTCTACGCCCTGCATCCGGGCGTGCGGGGCCGCTCCGCCGAATACAGGCGGCGGATCGTGGGGAACCGTGGTTTCCTGGCCAACCTGTGGTTCTGCTACCGGCACTATCTCGAATTCGGCAAGATGCTGGCGGACCGGGCCGTGCTGGGCATCCTTGGCAAGTTTCGCATGGCCACCGGCGCGGAGGACACGGAGCTGCTCCGGGACCTGCTGGCCGAGGAGCAAAAGGGCCTGATCATCGTCACCGGACACGCGGGCTGCTGGCAGCTGGGCACGGCCGGGCTGAAGGATATCGACGCGCCCAAGGCCGTGGTGCTCTACCGCGACACCCGCGACGTGGACCGGCAATACTACGAACACCGGAACAACGGACAGGCACCGTTCCGGATCATCGATCCCACGGGCCCCATGGGCGGCGCCGTGGAAATGATGGAAGCGCTCAAGCAGGGGTCCATTCTCTGCTTCATGGGCGACAGGAATTTCGGGGATGGAAGCAGCGGAGTGAAGGTCGATTTTCTCGGGGGGAAGATCGAGGTGCCCGTCGGTGCGTACCGGCTGGCCTCCATCATGGGCACGCCCGTGGTGGTGACCTTTTCCCGGCGCACCGGCCCGGGCAAGGGCGAGATATGGGTCTCCGGCGCCATCCAGGTGCCGCACGGACTCGGGCGCAATGCAGAGGCCTACCGGCCCTACGCGCAGATTTTCGCGGACAGCCTGGAAGAATATGTCCGGAGCTATCCGCTGCAGTTCTATAACTTCTACGACATGTGGGAAAACGAGGGATGA
- a CDS encoding DUF2062 domain-containing protein, whose protein sequence is MPDTLVVIPVFNHGATLRSVVTGALSFHRDVLVVDDGSTDNGVEAIRDLPVRVVQHESNRGKGQAILTAAAEAQRLGKTHIITMDADGQHYPEDIPAFVQAVKACPRGVIVGSRRFTGDHVPGASKFGRAFSNFWLRVQTGKELSDVQCGFRAYPVALFQAVRLHEKRYAMEVEVLVKASWAGFPLQDLPIDVHYPPPEERVSHFKALRDNIQISLLNTRLTARCFLPVPHRQYAEDRDGKVSPVHPIRSLKLLLLQKESPLMLALAGALGMLLGTLAIPGLHCIAIILVAGYFGLSRITALAVSQLCMPPIVPALCIEAGYYLRHGELLTDISLQTLGYEALDRIWEWILGSLALAPLFGLAMGLVVYVMALLVRVQLQRREQNRRPAMGDAHDR, encoded by the coding sequence GTGCCCGATACCCTTGTCGTCATTCCCGTCTTCAACCACGGAGCCACGCTGCGCAGCGTGGTCACCGGCGCGCTGTCCTTTCACCGGGACGTGCTCGTGGTGGACGACGGCAGCACGGACAACGGCGTGGAGGCCATCCGCGACCTGCCCGTGCGCGTGGTGCAACATGAATCCAACCGGGGCAAGGGACAGGCGATTCTCACGGCGGCGGCCGAGGCGCAACGGCTCGGCAAGACCCACATCATCACCATGGATGCGGACGGCCAGCATTACCCGGAGGACATCCCGGCCTTTGTGCAGGCCGTCAAGGCCTGCCCCCGGGGCGTCATCGTAGGCAGCCGCCGCTTCACGGGCGACCACGTGCCCGGGGCCTCCAAATTCGGGCGCGCCTTTTCCAATTTCTGGCTCCGGGTCCAGACCGGCAAGGAACTCTCGGACGTGCAATGCGGCTTCCGGGCCTACCCCGTGGCCCTGTTCCAGGCCGTCAGGCTGCACGAAAAACGGTACGCAATGGAAGTGGAGGTGCTGGTCAAGGCTTCCTGGGCCGGTTTCCCGCTCCAGGACCTGCCCATCGACGTGCACTATCCGCCGCCCGAGGAGCGGGTCTCGCACTTCAAGGCCCTGCGCGACAACATCCAGATTTCCCTGCTCAACACGCGGCTCACGGCGCGCTGTTTCCTGCCCGTGCCACACCGCCAGTATGCGGAGGACCGGGACGGCAAGGTCAGTCCGGTGCATCCCATCCGGTCCCTGAAACTGCTGCTCCTGCAAAAGGAATCGCCCCTGATGCTGGCCCTGGCCGGAGCCCTGGGCATGCTGCTCGGCACCCTGGCCATTCCCGGCCTGCACTGCATCGCCATCATCCTGGTGGCCGGCTACTTCGGCCTGAGCAGGATAACGGCCCTGGCCGTGAGCCAACTGTGCATGCCGCCCATCGTGCCCGCCCTGTGCATCGAGGCCGGATACTACCTGCGCCACGGTGAGCTCCTCACGGACATCTCGCTCCAGACCCTGGGGTACGAGGCCCTGGACCGCATCTGGGAATGGATACTCGGCTCCCTGGCGCTGGCCCCGCTCTTCGGCCTGGCCATGGGCCTGGTCGTCTATGTCATGGCCCTCCTGGTCCGGGTGCAGCTGCAACGGCGGGAACAAAACAGGCGGCCGGCCATGGGGGACGCCCATGACCGGTAG